A single Thermoanaerobaculia bacterium DNA region contains:
- a CDS encoding cytochrome c oxidase subunit 3 translates to MEAMTLTHGMETEGGVGLPDKKLGMWVFLCSEVMFFTGLIGGYIVLRFGSPMWPVPSTVLNVPLTGFNTFLLICSSVTMVLALAAIQRGDEARMKRFLVATCLIGAGFLSVQVVEYRHLLFVEHFTPSKSLFGSVFFTTTGFHGFHVLCGVICMTFVTIKAFRGKYSQADHQGVENIGLYWHFVDLVWIILFTVIYLI, encoded by the coding sequence ATGGAAGCGATGACCCTCACGCACGGGATGGAAACGGAAGGCGGCGTCGGCCTTCCCGACAAGAAGCTCGGGATGTGGGTGTTCCTCTGCTCGGAGGTGATGTTCTTCACCGGTTTGATCGGCGGCTACATCGTGCTGCGGTTCGGATCGCCGATGTGGCCGGTGCCGAGCACGGTCCTGAACGTTCCGCTGACGGGGTTCAACACGTTCCTCCTGATCTGCTCGTCGGTGACGATGGTCCTCGCGCTCGCGGCGATCCAGCGGGGCGACGAGGCGAGGATGAAGCGATTCCTCGTCGCGACGTGCCTGATCGGAGCCGGATTCCTTTCGGTCCAGGTCGTCGAGTACCGCCACCTCCTCTTCGTCGAGCACTTCACGCCGTCGAAGAGCCTGTTCGGTTCGGTCTTCTTCACCACGACGGGGTTCCACGGCTTTCACGTGCTCTGCGGCGTGATCTGCATGACGTTCGTCACGATCAAGGCGTTCCGCGGGAAGTACAGTCAGGCGGATCACCAGGGGGTCGAGAACATCGGCCTGTACTGGCACTTCGTGGATCTCGTCTGGATCATCCTCTTCACGGTGATCTACCTCATCTGA